In Caminicella sporogenes DSM 14501, the sequence ATGCTTAAAATATTTTAGTTTTACAAGTTTCAAAGAAGCTTATAAAGAAGTTGTGAAATATATTGATTACTATAATAATACAAGAATTCATTCAGCTATTGGTTATATGACACCTATGGAATTTTATAGAGAAAACTCAAGCAATATTAAGAAAAAGTTAGTTGTTAGAGTTTAATTGTCCAAATTTAAGGGGTCAAACCGTAAAAATAGTTAGCTTGTCATTTACTTCTGTAAACATAAAAAAGTAGTTTTAATAAAAAACTATACTAAATGATTAACTTTTTAATGCTGAAAATAAATTTATTTTAGCTAATTTAATCTAAATAAGATTGAAACTCGCTGAAAAACGTAAACATGAGTGTCAAAAACAAAAAAAGAAAAAATTAATTTAAATAGAAAGGGTGTTTAATATGTCAAATAATATGTTCCAACAAATATTAGAAAAATTAAATTCTATGGATAAAAAATTATCTAATCTTGGAACTGATGTAAATACTCTTAAAACTGATGTAAGTTCCCTTAAAGACGATGTGTATATCCTTAAGACTGACGTAAGTTTTCTTAAAGACAATGTAGATGTTCTTAAAACTGATACTAATAATCTAAAAGCTGGTCAAGAACGTATTGAAATAAAACTTGATACTGTCTATGTGCAAACTGCCAATTTGACTGAATTTAAAACAGAAACACAAACTATCCTTAATAAAGTCTCTAACGATTTAGATTTCTTGACTTACAAAGAATCTCAAAATGAAAAGGAATTATTTAATATTAAGAAAAACCTTCAAATAGTTAAATAAATTCAGAGACAAAATGATAATTCATTATATTAACTATTATTAAACTAGAAACTTAAATAAAAAATAATTTAAAAAAGAATCTATCTATAAAAAAGAGATAGAATACTTAGTAAATATTTGGGATGCTTATGCTATCCTATTTTTATTCTTTATAAAAGTCAGGAACTGATAAATATCGTTCTCCATAACTAGGTACTATAACTACTATTTTTTTACCTTTGCCAAGTTCTTTTGCTTTTTGAATAGCAGTAAATATAGCTGCTCCTGAAGAAATACCAACTAATATACCTTCCTCAACTGCAACTTTTCTAGAAGTTTCATAAGCATCTTCATCTTTTACCTTAAATACTTCATCTATAACATCAATATTCAATACATCTGGAATAAAACCTGCACCAATACCTTGTATTTTATGAGTTCCAGCCCTTCCCCCTGATAAAATTGGTGATGCTTCAGGTTCTACTGCAATCACTTTAACATTAGGCAGTTCTTCTTTTATTACTTCTCCTATTCCAGTTAAAGTTCCTCCAGTTCCAACACCAGCTATAAACATATCAAAGTTATTATCCATTTGAATTAATATTTCTCTTGCAGTAGTTTTTTTATGAATTTCTGGATTTGCTTTATTTTTAAATTGCTGCGGCATAAAATAGCTTGGATTTTTCTTTAAAATTTCTTCAGCCTTTTCTATAGCACCCCTCATACCTTTTGTTCCGTCTGTCAATACTAAATCTGCTCCAAAAGCTTTGAGCAACTTTCTTCTTTCAACACTCATAGTATCTGGCATTACAAGTATTACTCTATAACCCTTTGCTGCACCAATCATAGCTAACCCTATACCCGTATTGCCACTTGTCGGTTCTACTATAGTACCTCCTTTTTTAAGCAATCCTCTTTTTTCTGCATCTTCAATCATATTAAGTGCTATTCTATCTTTTACACTACTTCCGGGATTAAAAAATTCAAGTTTCAAATAAATATCTGCACTATTTTTGGGTACTATCTTATTTAACTTAACCATAGGGGTATTTCCTATAAGTTCCAAAATGTTATTAGCAACTCTCATAATAAACCTCCTATTTCATAGTATTTCTATCGGAATTTATGTTGTTTATTTTATAATATATTTTTTCTCTTGTCAATCTTTATATAAATATATTAATTTACTAATAATTTTTATGAATTTATTAATTATAAACGGGTTAAATTAATAATACTTTATATTTAACTTTATTTATATAATATTAGGATGGTTTATATGAAAAAGAATATACTAAAAATCAGCTTACTTGGGATAGTTACTGGTCTACTTAATGGTTTATTTGGCTCTGGTGGCGGAACTCTTCTTGTTCCTGGAATGATTTTTCTCCTAAAAACTGAAGTTCACAAGGCACATGCTACTGCAATATCAATAATATTACCTTTAACTTTTATAAGCACCATTATTTATTTTAAATCAGGAATTATTAATTATGAAATTACTCTTAAAATTGCCGCTGGTGGAATTATTGGAAGTTATATAGGTGCTAAATTATTAAATAAAATTCCAACTAATTGGCTTAGAAAAATTTTTGCATTATTTATGATGATAGCAGCATTTAGGATGGTGTTTTAATGCTTTCTATAATTGGCTTAATTTCAGGTATTATAAGTGGAATGGGAATTGGAGGAGGCACTATTTTAATACCAGCTTTAATCTTGTTTACTAAATTTAATCAACATCAAGCTCAAAGTGTAAACTTGTTTACTTTTATACCAATAGGTCTTGTAGCTGTTATAATTCATATAAAAAATAAAAATGTAGATTTAAAACTTTGGTTTCCACTTACAATCACAGGAATTTTAGGTGCAATTATCGGTTCTAAACTGGCTATAAATTTGTCACCTAATGTTTTAAAAAAAATTTTTGGAATATTTTTATTTGTTATGGCAATTTATCAATTTACTTATAAAGAGAAAAAGACGCATTAGTTTTATAATAACTATGCGTCTTTTTCTCTAATTAATCTAAAGCTACTAATACACAATCATAATATACAAATTTTAAATTCTTAGATTCAGCTAAATCAATAGTTTCTTCAGTAAATGTTCCTGGTTGA encodes:
- a CDS encoding integrase core domain-containing protein, with the protein product NIFKYTCEKLNMHHEQIPVKTPNKNAHIESFHNLLQNECLKYFSFTSFKEAYKEVVKYIDYYNNTRIHSAIGYMTPMEFYRENSSNIKKKLVVRV
- a CDS encoding sulfite exporter TauE/SafE family protein — translated: MKKNILKISLLGIVTGLLNGLFGSGGGTLLVPGMIFLLKTEVHKAHATAISIILPLTFISTIIYFKSGIINYEITLKIAAGGIIGSYIGAKLLNKIPTNWLRKIFALFMMIAAFRMVF
- a CDS encoding sulfite exporter TauE/SafE family protein, whose protein sequence is MLSIIGLISGIISGMGIGGGTILIPALILFTKFNQHQAQSVNLFTFIPIGLVAVIIHIKNKNVDLKLWFPLTITGILGAIIGSKLAINLSPNVLKKIFGIFLFVMAIYQFTYKEKKTH